In Papaver somniferum cultivar HN1 chromosome 9, ASM357369v1, whole genome shotgun sequence, the genomic stretch AAAGGGGTTGTCAGGTTCAAGGAAATACACACAGCTACAAGGAAGAGATGAATGGGTTGATTCAAGTTGCAGGCAAGGAATGGAGTTAATGGGTACTGGTGGAATGATTGagatgcatatgaaagtatgttGCTACTGTGTTCGTCTGAGTTGCGGAATGCGGTGATAGTGGCAGTTGGGAATGTGCAGAATGTTGCAGGCTAAGGATGGTTGATTTATGTTGATTGTCATGAGTCTGTAATGGACTTGAATATGAGTGAACAAGAAAGATTGAGAAACTAGAATTGATTACAGATGAATGAGCATGTGTGCTGGAAAAGATACAAGATGAATAGACATCATGGCTGGATATGCAGTGGTGATGtgtaatgattgtgcaacacaatTCTGGCCTCTGCAAGATTGCAATGGCTTAAAAAAAAGTCCGTTTGAtaggggcggaattttggtgtccgccccagagaggcggaattttggtgtccgcctggcaacgcgcggaattctgctgtccgtctcatcaggcgtaaatttatgttacgcccgcaacaaacgtaaatttaaattccgccccaccaacatacgtaaatttggtttacgcccgttaacaaacgcaatttaagtttacgcctgacaacaaacggattttaaatttacgcccgactatattaggatttgggatttggtcgcgactaaATATGGTCTGGATTTTGATCGTGGGCTGggttttgatctttactccgtctcGCTGCGTTAGAAAATCAATCCAAATTTTTAGTCttcctcgcccactgtggatgctcttaggtaACGAAATAGAAAAGTCATGCCAAATTGGTGGCTCAAGTATCCTCAAGTTGGCATAGCTGCATAAAGGAAACAACCCGGTCTCTACGTACACGGAAGCCAATGGTGGGATAGTTGGATTGTTCATTCATCATGTCTAATATTTTGAGGAGAAAATTAATTTCTAAATTGCCTTTTGTGGTGATTAAAATGAGTTTTAGCATGGAATTTTGTTTCGTACAATCTTTTTGGTTCAAGACTTTATCTTAGTATCTTAGTAGTGAGTGGATTTTAAACGGAAGTTTTTTGGACATTGGATTCATGATTATAATTATTTAAAAGAGATATTAAATGCCTGGAAATCTAACCTTTCAGGATCTGCGGCTTTTACTCTTACTGATAAATTATCCAATACTAGAAACTTACTTTCAGTCAGGAGTAAAAAAAACCTTTTGGGCAAATTAAGGAAAGAATAAATACTCCCCAACAAGAACTGGCTCATCTGCAAGCCACTGATTTCAATGGGTGTAATACTTCTGAAGTCTTAAGGATTGAGAAGGAAATTGATTCTCTAAATGAAGTTCAAGCCAGCTCCAATATGCAAAAGTCTTGAGACCAAAATTATAATAACATGGACAGAAActcaaaatattttcatttaagAGCAAACCAGAGAAGGGAAAGAAATAACATTGATTCTCTTCTAGCTCTAGATGGAACATGGTGTCAAAATAGAGACTCTATAGAAACTCTACTAGTTACTCACTTCAAGAAGATTAGTTCAACATCAAATCCAACAGAtagtttccattttcttcaacatgTACCAACAATTATCTCTGATCAAGACAATGAAGAACTAATCTCCATTCCTTCAGATGAAGAAACAAcacctggtccagatggtttcctCCTGGATTTTATCAAACACAATGACAAGTGGTCAAAGAAGATGTATGCAAGATGGTAAAGGAATTCTTCAATTCTGGTTATCTTCTCTAGAAAATTAACAACACCAGAGTTACTTTGTTTCCAAAGTCCTCAACAACCCATAAACCTGAAGATTATAGGCCTATTGATTTATCCAACACAATCTACAAACTGATCTCAAAAATTATTGCCTTAAGACTCAAAAAAACATATGTCCCACATCATTTCTCCCATCCAGTCAGCATATGTTCCTGGAAGATTAATCTCTGAGAATATTTGTTTAGTTCAAGAACTAGTTAAAGCaatgaagaagagaggaagaacatGCCATCTTGCTCTAAAAATGGACATGTCAAAGGAATTTGGCAGATTGGAatgtgattttctcattgaggTTCTAAGGAAGTTTGGTTTTAGTAAAAGGTTGTGCCATCTAATACACCAATGCATAAGTACCACTCAAATTGATCTTATGATAAATGGTTCTCCTTCACAATCTTTTAAGCCTACAAGGGGAATTAGGAAAGGATATCCTCTCTCTCCTTACCTATTCATCTTATCCATGGAAGCTTTTTCAAGACAATTAAACCACTATGAACTTACGAATCAGTCTCCAAAGATTAATCACCTCttgtttgcagatgattgcatACTTTTCTACAAGGAAAATCCAGTTCAAGTTAACAAACTGCTTCAAGTTATAGAAGATTTCAGTGCTTGCTCAGGTCAGCTCATCAACTTCCATAAGTCAACTgtctttttctcaaaaaaaaatatgatcCCATCTTCTTGTCAAATTTTCAGTGGAATTATTCAAGTTAGACAACTGGATATCAAAGAAGAGAAATATCTAGGACTACCATTCTTTGTTGGTAGAAACAGGAGAATACCTTTCtcatccctggtagacaagaTGGTTACAAGACTTTCAAGATGGAGAAGCTCTAATATGTCTGAGGCTGCAAGGTCAGTGATGATAAGGAATGTCACCAATGCAATCCATGTTCATCATATGACCTCATTCAAGCTTCCAGATGCTACTATTAAGGAATTGAATTCAGTTCAACAAAAAAATTGGAGAAATAAGAAGACAAAGCAAGCATTTTATTTTTTGGTGTGGAGTTAACAAGCCCAGAGAAGAAGGAAGCCTAGGATTCAAATATATTGAGTTGTTCAACAGAGCTCTTTTATCCAAATTTGCTTGGAGATTTTGCACTGATAATACCTCAGTTTGTGCAAGATCACTACAAGCAAAATACTATCCAGATGGATAAGTGTTCAATTCTCAGAAGAAAAATAATTCTACATGGTCTTGGAGAAGCATAAGCAGTGAGTTAGAGTTCATCAAAAAATACAGTTGCTGGAGCCTGAGAGATGATCAAAAAATCTtaatttggaaacacaaatgggttCCTCAACTGAATGGTCCACCAGTACTAAAAGATAGAGTAACTGATCATCTTATGTCTATGTACACCAATTATTTTCTCATAATGCAGGAAGCTGAAAATTATAATCTGTTATTCTATCTCTTTGATTCGACTACTGCAAGTCTTATTGTCGATATTTCCATTCACCAGAACCAGGAAGATAGATTGATTTGTACTTTAGAAAAGAATTACCACTTCTCAGTCAAATTTGCATACATGAAGATGTTTGAAGAGAAGAATATCAATAACTCAGTAGGGCAACGCATGAAATCGATATTCAAGAAACTATGGAGATTACCTCTCATAACGAGAATCAACTAGTTCTTGTGGAAGTGTGTTAAGGACATTCTACCTACAAGAGACAAGTTAACTCATGTCATTCAGTCTGGAGATTTAAGATGTCTTTCTGCGGGTTATTTTTTGAAACGCCTTCTTATTGCATTCTTGAATGTGACACTGCAAAAAGAGTTTGGTTTGTTGCTCTGGAAATACATAATCAAAATGGTACAACTGTGCAGGACTGGATGTGTGGTCTATTGGAGAAATTACTtgctaatcaaatacaagaagaGGAAGTTTGGAGAATGAACATTGTGGCTTGGTGTATATGGACTGAGAGATGTGATAAGGTCTTCAAAGGAGGAAACATAACTCCGAATAAAATCATTCATCGATGAATAAGAGAGTTAACTGAGTTTGATAACAACCTCAGACCTCAAGAAGTTTAATACTTGCGCATACTCGCAGTAACCTCCACTGGTGTCCCCCACCAAggggtaggggtgtaaattcgggcaggccgggccgccgacccaaaaactaagacaggccgggcagaccaggcttaatatttgtgagcccgtaaacaaattcaggccggacaggccgggcacaagtagataatttgctacccaaagaccgcccaaagcccgctttttatacgggcaggccagatcgggccggacaggccactattttgattttttttttttaagtttaaattttcaaatgaacggtattaaatacaatatcctttcctttccaacatcgcatatcgtaagtgatagtattattttatatttaaattacactgacaaatttttaattttagcctataataaataattaattagagtacaataaactttctaataagaaaatatatttccattaatgttttgaaaaggttaactataagtaaaaacaattatatattttatttttcttgacacaaaattgacaattataaaattgtaacttttaagtctttttaagaggatattaaatgattaatggcacatagaaggctttcaggccgggcaccaggccgggtatcaggccgggcatcataattaatcgcaaagcccgagaacgcccaataaattaatccaggccaggccgggtggtccatgacaggccataacaggctttgggctacttcggttacaggcgggctcgggcggatacagacaggccgagtattttcgggtattatttacacccctaccaaGGGGAACTTATAAAATTAATTCTGATGGCTCTTACTTGCATTTAGATAACAGTGGAGGGATTGGTCTAACGATTCATAATTTTGCAGGTAATCACAGGGGGTCAAAGTGCTTCTATCTAGAAACTTCAACAGGTCTGGATCAAACTGAATGCAGAGGACTGTGGGAGGCTTGTCAATGAGCTacggaattgaatctggaaaatgTGGAGTTTGAGCTGGACTCAAAGATTATTGTTGATGCAATGAACAAAACTTCTTTCAACATTGATTGGAGATTGCGAAATTTAGTTTTAAACATAAAGTCGCTATTTAGAAAATTTACTCTTTGGCAATGTAACTATATGCCAGAAGAGAAAAATAAGGTTGCAAATATATTATCTAAATCTGCTAGTTTGGTTGTTAGCTGCGCCTAGTAACATTATTGATCAGTTAGAAGAGGAGAAAAACTATGTAATCACTTCTACTTAATCAATTCAATATTcagtttgaaaagaaaaaaaactttatcTTAGTAGCGAGAGCTCAGGTTATTTAGGCAGCAAAGCTTTCTTGTTTTCTGCAATAAACATGCTATCAAATAGATAATAGTTTAACTGTTATATtaatttagttaaacacattCAAACTTGGTATGAAGATGGAATGGTGTATCGCAATTCCAGATATGGAATTTATGGTACTCTTCTAGCAATATTACGAGGGAAATCTCTTTTCtgaaaaaagaaaatatggaATTTCGTTCTTCCATAAAGTTGAGTGGTATTGACCTAATCACCATCTTGGTTAACAATATGAGTTTGAGTGACTCACGGGGTGAACCAGGATCGAAGAGAAAATTTCAGGTCACATGGTAGATTTTGAGCCTGGGTGACTGATTTTGGTTTAGCTGATTGCAAGAACCTAAGTATAGATTTTAAATCCTTAAACAAACACGCTGAGTCTAGTCACATAAACATGTCATTTGACGAAGTTCAGGTTATGAGTAAGATTTTATGTCAATAAAGAAATTTCAGTTGTAAGCATATTTTGTACAACATGGAAATTGAGGATCGCAGTTGCAGAGATTTTGAATTATGTTGCATGATTTCAAggtaatagatagacttttgtatTTTTTTAGTTCTAGTGAAAACAAATTTAAGTTACAAAGCTTATTCTCGATCACATTTTCGACTATTGAGTTGATATCTATAATATGTTTCACCCCATCTTGTATTATATTATGTGTTAAAAAATTTGGTTAGAactagaggatgaaaacaaaaCAGAAGAATGGTGTACCTCTGACTTCAAGgatctttcgattcttttagacaatagTTTGACCTTTCCCAATTCACTTGGCGAGTACAATAGGTCTCTCGAATTATGTCTTGgggattcaatgaagccctaataccgtaatcgaattcaaggattatacttccttgacccgaccaagaacacactgtataaggttctgatgatgctattagagaagaagaaaacatattGATTTTTGATGTGATGTCAAGAGAAACAATCATCGTTGTTTATAGGGTTTTCATGTCTCTTAGAGGTGTCAGTTCATCACCAAACGACACCTTCAAAAGGCATCAATGGTGGATATTGGCTGAGACGCATCTGTTCAAATTTTCAATgaaatttaaatcaggttttccaaCGCACCTGTGTTGGCAGGTCGATCACAGAAGGAGGGGTTATGCCCCTCGGACCCCCCGACTAGCGGCAAATAaaaatgcattctttgaaaatatccaacattatGCATCTAAGCGGCTTAATGAGTACGATATTATTTGGGACTGAAGGAGAATAAATTGATTTGGTTCTAGTTTCGAGTCCTAAAATTGGACTCATGATCAAATTTAATTGGCGACATGTAAACCGATTTGGATATATCGCTTCCAAATAATTGTATCTATCAGTTATCCATGGATAACAAGGACCTAGATGATTGTTTACCTCGACATTTTTAATAGCACACTTGGATATCAGAAGAAGAAGTCATTTTTGTTTCTAGCGCGTTTGGATATACATCGAGAAATAACTTTTTGACTTCCAGAAATCTAAAAGCAAGAAGTTAGTTTGGGATAAAATTTCAGGACAACTTCTAGAAGTAAAAAAGTTGACTTTTGGTGACGCAAAATATCTTTATAAGCGGTACATCGATACCTTAACAGAACAAAACCTGTTGGCACCCTCATAATGTCACATGATAATTCAGTGAGGTTTGAACGAGTCCTGCGGAGCGCACTAGCTATCAGCCTAGTGGGTTACAATAACGATAGCAAACTAGAATGGTCCCCACGAACTCATGTCCCCGTATGCCGTAGCCATTCAGAACTTCAGAATGGCGTCAAACAGAAATACATTTATGAATGACGAGGGCGTGAGCCAGATGATGCTTGAATCTAAACACCACCGTAGTCCCCACCGCATGTTCATTGCATAGTTGCACGTGCTTCGGTTCGGCGCCCACCAGACCAGCCAAAATCCAACATTAATATGGAAACTTCCTCTGCATCCCATCTTTATAGCGTAAACGACCTCCATTATTAAGCCTTTTGTTGACTCAAAGTGTCTTACTTCAAAAACCTTATCTCATGCCCCCCGAGTCAGAATTCAGACAACTTCAACATTTTGGTCTTCATAATTTCCCAGCTTGAGCACAGCTGATGCGGCACCACTACTAAAATGAGATAAGAAAATTCTGTTGCAGTCTGACTCATCCAGTCAATGGATATTCATGGCGAATGACTAGGATTTTGTCAGTGCAGATGAATCTAGCTTGAACAGAATAGTCGCAACAACAAATTTGGTAGCTTTTGCTTTTTTATTATTTCAATGAACAGAAGCAAACATTATACAAAAGTGATGATCTCTCTTTTTTTGTTTCATTCCATTGATTTTTCATGCAGTACAAACAGGATTCTAAAAGAACAAAATGCAAAAAGACTAGCCGTAACAATTGCAATCTCATTCAGATTAAGAGAAAAAAGAATAATGCAATATACAAGTAGCTCATAAAAAAATTTACAGTTCAATGTACTTACTGAATTTCGGTATCTGTCGAAGTTTGTATGCCGTTTTATTATCTTGCCCACCCCAAAATTAGTATTCCGACTCTACTACAAAGTCAATCCGTTCTTCACTATTTGCTCCAACCACATTACAATCTCAGAGATTACTGGACGTTCGCCGCGGTCTTCTTTCAATGCAAGTTCTGCAATGTCTGCAAGTTTAAGCAAAGGTTCTACGTTTCTCGGTAGAGCGATGTTGCGGTCAATGATGGCCGCTGCTTTGCCCTTTCTGATTAAGGGTAATGCCCAATCAACAATGTTGGGAGGGGTATAATCGTTATCGTTAACTTTTCTTCCGCTTAGTATTTCCaacaaaactatgccaaaattgtAGACATCACTTTCCAAATCTCCGTCGAGGTCGCGGTTGTTTGGATTTAGTAGTCCAACATCTGCAATTCTTGCAACCCATTCTGCATCCAAGAGAATATTTGAAGCCTTTACGTCACGGTGAACAATCGGAGGAAAACAATCTCTGTGAAGGTATTCGAGCCCTTTAGCTACCTGCATTGCTATTCGCAATCTGAAATTCCAATTCAAAGGAGAAAGCTCGCCGTGAAGGTGATCATGAAGCGTTCCATGGGACATGAACTCATAAACAAGAAGTCTCTCGCCCATCTCTGCGCAATATCCTATTAAGTTGACAATGTTGCAATGCCGAATGTTGCAGAGAATTTCTAGCTCAGCTTCGAATTCTCGACCATTTGTGTGGATGATAGTATTAGCATTAGCCCGTTTTACTGCAACTTGCCGCCCGTCAGGAAGAACGGCTTTATAAACAAACCCGTAACTTCCTCTACCGACTTCGTTGAATTCCTTGAATCCATTGGTGGCATCTTTCAGCTCTGACAAACGAAAAATTTGAGTAGCCCCAACACTCAGAGCTGCAGAAAGAGTAGGTTGTAGCTCATCATTGGTGTCAGCTTCAACTTCTGGCTTTCTCAAGCATGATTTGAACTGTTTTTTCCTTTGCTCTTCATTTCTAACGGTGACTAACCGGGGAAGAAGACACCAACCAAGCAAGACCAATATGAAACCTGCCACAGAAGACCCAATTATGATTCCAAGTTTCTTCACTTGGTGCATTTTCTCCCGGTGAGACGACGAAGTAAGTTTACAATCATCCCAACAAGAACTATTTTGACAGAGCGAGCAAGCCGTGCAAACTCTATCAGCATTCGCACTACAAGGACTAGACGCAAAGAAACCTTTGCTGCAATTTGAACCACATGGAGCACAGATATTCAGATTCTTCCGAACACATAAACTCGTCAAATCCTGCACACTGAGAATACTCGCATTGAATGAAAATTTCCCCTGCCCACAAGGATCAGCAGTGCACAATCCAGGACTAGATAACTGCAATGGCGGACTATAACCAGCCGGTAACGGCTCTTCAGAACCCCAACAATCAAGAAGCAAATCATCTTCTCTAACACCACAAGTAATAAAACCAGACGACGCAATTGCCAAAAACCCCGAACCCTTTGGAACAACAGATGAATCATGAGTACCCCAACAATCAATCCCATGATTGTCTTCCCGAATCCCACAGAAATGACGAGCACCCGCCGTCAAATCAACAAATCTAGTCCCATTTGGAGGATTAACAAAACTATTATTCCCACCCCAACATTTCACTTCACCAGTAAGTTCAGAAATGCCGCATACAGAGTCCTTCCCGGAAGCTAAGTTGACGTAGTTATCAGACTCATCGGAAACTTCAATAGACCCTGATTTAGGTCCCCAACAAACAATCCCACCATGTTCAATACCACCACAAGTGTAACCTTCACCAGATGCAATTTTCTCAAAAACCAAATTACTTATAGACGGATCGAAATACGACACTAGATCGGATCGTCTTTCGGAATCATTACTAATTTCCCAACAATCAACATTACCGGAGTAAATACTTGAGAAATAAGATCCTCTAACAGCACAAACATGATCTTTACCAGCAGCAATATGAGAATAAGCTGAATTGACAAACATTGATGGGACAAGATTAGTACCTGAATCAACTGAATTCCAACAATATGGAGTCGAAGTGTTTGCTAATAATCCACACATGAAACCTTCACCTCCTGTTAATGCAGCAACAGGTGGTATTGCATTAAAATGTCCTAAGACTGATGATGCCAAGGTGCTGTTATTCTTCTCCCAACAAAACACTTCTTGTTTACCACTTGCATCAATTGCACAAAAGAAGCCATTATCACCAAAAGCTGCTGATATTGGACCCATTGATCCAAATCCAACTACTAATCTTTTTTCAGTCATCACCacactgagaagaagaagaactagtaCGAGATGAATCAATGAAGAAAACCCATGCTGAAAATCCATTTTTCTTTCTGGGTTTTTGATTTAGATTTCTTCTACTGATTATCACATACTTGTTTCAtggatttggaaaacaataatttTACAGTGGTTTTTGGAGAGTAGTTCTTGAGTTTTTTTTGGATTTATATTTAAAAGACCGTTTGGTTTTATGTTAACAGTATGAAGTCAAGTTTTGGGATGGTTTTATACATCCACTTACAGCGAAAAGGATGTGTTTGTAGTGGTCATGATTGTTGGATGTTGTTATCTGACGGGGGGATTGAGTTGAATTTTGTGCAGGTTTGGATGATTAGATTGTGGGTCCCACAATGTGCTGAAAACTGATAGGAATGGCGACAAACGCCGGTTTGCAATATCTTAGaatatatttgttttttgttGGGTCCATGTTTGAGATCTCTCATCCGATAGGTTTTTACGGTGGTTAAATGATTAAATCACATAGGAGGAATCTCTGATCAACAAAGAATGCTTCCACATTCGGTGGGAAAAcgctcgattttttttttttttgcgtgtaATCATTTCAAAATTGTCGTGTTAAATTGACTGTGAAAATCATGAAATTAATTGATAAGAAATTTTATTGGTCGTACGCCTTTGGCACGACTGATGAACATTTTTATCATGCAGgagaaatttttctttttccagacCCAGTTATTCGAACCTCTGATTTGATTTTTGACTATCAATGACCTTAGTCCGTGAGCAAGATAGTATAAAGAaaaaagacacaaaaatgtgaaaAGGTCAATGTTTTTAGAGTTTTATAATTAAGATAAGGTGATTGGTTGGTTTAGTGATAAAAGTTATCACTTTATGTACATTAGTTTAGTGAGAACTCCAACTAAAAGATAGAGTAGATGACCCACCACTTGATTCAAAAAGTCTGCAAGAGGATGTAAGTAGTGAGTGACCTAGAAAATGGAATCTGTAATACTATAGAGTGGTGGTAGTAGTGGATCTGTGGACGGAAAGAAGAAAGgattgttaactcaaaaaaagacCGTGAGAAATTTATTGTAATGCATGTAGCATATCTTTTTGGATATGACTTTACATTTAAGATAGAGGCCCTACAAAATTGTCGACAAATCTTACATGTCCAAAAACAGAGTACTTGTGCTTCATTGCAGTCTTAATACAAATTAGGGGCCTCCTACAGACAACAAAGATATTCAAATGACTTCGCATCGTAGTTACAGGACATAATCTGAAAAAAGAACTCCAATCATGCCAATCTGATTCCAAAGTGACATGACAAGTTCAAATAGACGGTAAAAAATGCTACGATCAAAACATCTAACCACTTCTCAAGGCTTTTGAATTGTACTGGACTATTAGTCATTAACGTTCGCATTCTAGATTTAAATCTTctgtaaaaaaaaatttactggAGGAATGCAATATTTCTCTTTCTGCATGCATGCGTAGCATTGTCACAGTTGTTAGACAATAGACATGATCCTTTGTAGTATCCTTCACTGCCTTGTTGCAAGAGGTAATTAAGATTACGACTTTTTCTGACAATGAAATTATTGTAACTTTTGTCTCTTGTAGTAGTTTGTGTTTGCAAGTGCATTATGCATAAATGTTGTTAACGACAGTATCTGTTTAGCATAattgttttggaagatttggCTAGCTAGGTAATGGGTATGTAAGGTCATGCTTCTTGGTTGCCGTATCTGGTTAGTGGGCAATTGGGCATTCTATAATAGTTTTGGCTGGAGGCAAATCTTggcaatttttttaaaaaaaccatGAAAGCAAGCAAGTGGGATTGATTGTGGTTCTGTCATGTCACATTTACTTATTTATGAAAGAAAACAGCAGCAAGGGAAGGATTGGAGAGAGGGAAATGCATGTTAAAAAAAACAGAACACACAGGCTGGAAGGAGAGGGAAGAACGGCTAATGTTGGCATGGACCCTTATTAACAGAGTGCTTGCCTTTTGTCTTAGCATTTACTTACACAAAATTTATGTTTTATGTCTCTCTGTCTGGATTTCAAACTTAAATAAACAAAGTTATGAAATCTTTAGTTAGGTACAGGGTCCTAATTAATTATCATCAGGGGGTTCTCATGCTCAATATCGACCATAAGCGAGGGCCGGAGTTGCATTTAGCTGTTGCCGGGCACACAAAGATTACCATACTCGCTTAATTTGCCTTTTCAAGATCTTATTCCCTTAGCCAGCCTAGTGATGGTCAAGAAAATGGGTAAAGCGGATAAAAATATCACGGACGGTTGTTAAATGTTCAATGAATCAAGTATATAACATAATAATTGTCTGCAATCGTATCAGTGATTACTGATAAGAGTTCGTTCTGAGCATGTGGATCTTCAGCCCAATTGCCCCCACCAAATTGCTTCGCTGACGCAGTCATTTCTACTGAGCGGATTCGAAGTTCCAAACATCAATTTTCCTATTGATTCCAAAGTTATTCACATTGCAGCAATTATTTGCAATCACAGTACTACTCTTAGAGTTTCAAAAATCTCTGTGAAGAATATATTCTGAATTGATATCTTTTATGTTCTTTACATGTGATATATATAGAGATTTATGTATACAGAATATCTAAAAGATATGTTTTCTAATCTAAACAAACTCTGACTGGAATACAGGGAAGTTTTAACAACAATATAAGACTCGGACTGTGAGTTGAAGACTTGTTCTGGTGGTTGTGATGCCACTGCCGTGGCACACAATGTGTACACGTccaatacccccctcaagttggagcgggaGGATCGTGAGGCCGAACGCCCAACTTGCTGACAAGATGTCTAAAATGACCCACACCAAGCGGTTTAGTAAAGAGATCGGCTAATTGGGCTGCAGAAGGAATTGAGTTGGTTTGATAAGTCCAGAGATGATTTTTTCGCGAACAAAATAACAATCGATTTCAATATGTTTAGTCCGTTCATGAAATACCGGATTTTCAGAGATGTGAATAGCAGCCTGATTGTCACAATAGACTGGAATTGGCTTCGGAATATTGACACGAAGATCAGTGAATAAATAATGTAACCATTGTAACTCAGAAGTTACCCTGGCTAGAGCTCTATATTCTGCCTCAGCAGAAGAAAGGGAAATAGTGGGTTGTTTCTTGGATTTCCAAGAAAGAGGACTAGTACCCAACATGATGAAATAACCTGCCGTAGAGCGACGAGTAATTGGACAACCTGCCCAATCCGAATCAGTGTAACCAGCAAGAGAAAGTGAGCTAGTGGCAGAAAGAAAAATGTCGTGAGCAACCGTACCTTTAGGTAACGAACAACGCGGTAAGCAACATCCAGGTGACCAGAACAAGGATGTTGCAAGAATTGACTTAAATAATTCACAGAATAAGTAATGTCAGGACGAGTTACCTGAAGATATAGAAGACGACCAATTAAGCGATGATAAATACTTGGATCAGAGAGAGGATCACCTGAGTTTGGTAATAATTTTAGGTGTTGCTCCATAGGAGAGGCTGCAGGTTTAGCACCTAAAAGATCAGAATCCTGAATAATGTCTAGAATATATTTACGTTGTCCAAGAAAAATTCCATTTGGAGAACGAGAAACTTCAATGCCCAGAAAATATTGCAAACGCCCTAGATTTTTGAGTGAAAATTTGGCTTCGAGTTTATGTATGAGCTGCTGGATAGCCAAATGATTATTTCCTGTAA encodes the following:
- the LOC113308710 gene encoding serine/threonine-protein kinase-like protein CCR1, with the protein product MDFQHGFSSLIHLVLVLLLLSVVMTEKRLVVGFGSMGPISAAFGDNGFFCAIDASGKQEVFCWEKNNSTLASSVLGHFNAIPPVAALTGGEGFMCGLLANTSTPYCWNSVDSGTNLVPSMFVNSAYSHIAAGKDHVCAVRGSYFSSIYSGNVDCWEISNDSERRSDLVSYFDPSISNLVFEKIASGEGYTCGGIEHGGIVCWGPKSGSIEVSDESDNYVNLASGKDSVCGISELTGEVKCWGGNNSFVNPPNGTRFVDLTAGARHFCGIREDNHGIDCWGTHDSSVVPKGSGFLAIASSGFITCGVREDDLLLDCWGSEEPLPAGYSPPLQLSSPGLCTADPCGQGKFSFNASILSVQDLTSLCVRKNLNICAPCGSNCSKGFFASSPCSANADRVCTACSLCQNSSCWDDCKLTSSSHREKMHQVKKLGIIIGSSVAGFILVLLGWCLLPRLVTVRNEEQRKKQFKSCLRKPEVEADTNDELQPTLSAALSVGATQIFRLSELKDATNGFKEFNEVGRGSYGFVYKAVLPDGRQVAVKRANANTIIHTNGREFEAELEILCNIRHCNIVNLIGYCAEMGERLLVYEFMSHGTLHDHLHGELSPLNWNFRLRIAMQVAKGLEYLHRDCFPPIVHRDVKASNILLDAEWVARIADVGLLNPNNRDLDGDLESDVYNFGIVLLEILSGRKVNDNDYTPPNIVDWALPLIRKGKAAAIIDRNIALPRNVEPLLKLADIAELALKEDRGERPVISEIVMWLEQIVKNGLTL